From the Leucobacter tenebrionis genome, one window contains:
- the rsmA gene encoding 16S rRNA (adenine(1518)-N(6)/adenine(1519)-N(6))-dimethyltransferase RsmA, whose protein sequence is MTESASPDSVEAGGRLLGPNEVRELAARLEVSPTKKLGQNFVIDPNTVRKIVRLAGVEAGDRVIEVGPGLGSLTLGITEVGADVTAIEIDRRLADELLTTARAMQPGIFADERAPRLRVINTDALDLSRAVLLRALAGSGAPATRDAAHHDGSPMPTVLVANLPYNVSVPILMHLLQLIPELRSGLVMVQSEVGYRIAAGPGSKEYGAPSAKAAWYGEWRIAGNVSRRIFWPVPGVDSVLVGYEKLAEPRGDETERMLVFELVNAAFAQRRKMLRQALQTVLGPLDEAVATIEAAGVASTARAEQLGIDEFLAIARVHLGRSGVR, encoded by the coding sequence ATGACTGAGTCGGCGTCCCCCGACTCCGTCGAGGCGGGCGGCCGCTTGCTCGGGCCCAACGAGGTCCGTGAACTCGCGGCGCGACTCGAGGTCTCGCCCACGAAGAAGCTCGGCCAGAACTTCGTGATCGACCCCAACACGGTGCGCAAGATCGTGCGGCTCGCGGGCGTCGAAGCGGGCGACCGCGTGATCGAGGTCGGCCCGGGCCTCGGCTCGCTCACCCTCGGGATCACCGAGGTAGGCGCCGATGTCACCGCGATCGAGATCGACCGCCGCCTTGCGGACGAGCTGCTCACCACCGCTCGTGCCATGCAGCCCGGCATCTTCGCCGACGAGCGCGCTCCGCGTCTGCGGGTGATCAACACCGACGCCCTCGACCTGAGCCGCGCCGTCCTCCTGCGCGCGCTCGCCGGTTCGGGCGCTCCGGCCACCCGCGACGCGGCGCATCACGATGGTTCTCCCATGCCGACCGTGCTCGTCGCCAACCTGCCATACAACGTCTCGGTGCCGATCCTGATGCACCTGCTCCAGCTGATTCCCGAGCTGCGCAGCGGTCTCGTGATGGTGCAGTCGGAAGTCGGATACCGGATCGCGGCCGGTCCCGGTTCGAAGGAGTACGGTGCGCCCAGCGCTAAGGCGGCCTGGTACGGGGAGTGGCGGATCGCGGGCAACGTGAGCCGCCGCATCTTCTGGCCGGTGCCCGGCGTCGACTCGGTACTGGTGGGGTATGAGAAGCTCGCGGAGCCGAGGGGCGATGAGACCGAGCGCATGCTCGTGTTCGAACTGGTGAACGCCGCTTTCGCTCAGCGCCGCAAGATGCTGCGGCAGGCGCTGCAGACGGTGCTCGGGCCGCTCGACGAGGCCGTGGCGACGATCGAGGCCGCAGGAGTCGCTTCCACCGCTCGCGCGGAGCAGCTGGGTATCGACGAGTTCCTCGCGATCGCTCGCGTGCATCTCGGGCGCTCCGGGGTGCGCTAG
- a CDS encoding 4-(cytidine 5'-diphospho)-2-C-methyl-D-erythritol kinase encodes MSAIRGRSITVRAPGKINVFFRVGALQDDGYHDVASLYQAVSLFEEVTATPAHEFSVRFTGPIDSSGLATDGSNLAVRAAKLLAERTGYSGGVDLTVFKRVPIAGGMGGGSADAAATLVACDELWGTELGRPGLLPIAAELGADVPFALEGGTAVGTGRGDELSPALAKGTFHWVLALSDAGLSTPVVYRMLDRHRDAHVRDLGRQPDQVKVDTAVLQAVRVGDADSLAESMHNDLQVAALKLAPELTELLELGESRGARAGIVSGSGPTVAFLVGDAQEAAELRGVLNRAGVRALTVTGPVPGARIV; translated from the coding sequence ATGAGCGCGATTCGGGGGCGATCGATCACGGTGCGGGCACCGGGCAAGATCAACGTGTTCTTCCGCGTGGGCGCGCTGCAGGACGATGGCTATCACGACGTCGCTTCGCTCTATCAGGCGGTCTCGCTGTTCGAAGAGGTGACCGCGACCCCGGCTCATGAGTTCTCGGTGCGTTTCACGGGGCCGATCGACAGCAGTGGCCTCGCGACCGACGGCTCCAACCTGGCGGTCCGGGCCGCGAAGCTGCTCGCCGAGCGCACCGGGTACTCGGGCGGCGTCGACCTGACGGTGTTCAAGCGCGTGCCGATCGCCGGCGGCATGGGCGGGGGATCCGCTGACGCCGCTGCAACCCTGGTGGCGTGCGATGAGCTGTGGGGCACCGAGCTGGGGCGGCCTGGGCTGCTGCCGATCGCCGCCGAGCTCGGGGCCGACGTTCCGTTCGCGCTGGAGGGCGGCACGGCAGTGGGCACCGGTCGCGGTGACGAGCTCAGCCCCGCGCTCGCGAAGGGAACCTTCCACTGGGTGCTCGCCCTCTCCGACGCGGGGCTCAGCACCCCCGTGGTGTACCGCATGCTCGACCGGCACCGGGACGCGCACGTGCGCGACCTCGGCAGGCAGCCCGATCAGGTGAAGGTCGACACCGCCGTGCTGCAGGCGGTGCGTGTCGGAGACGCCGATTCGCTCGCCGAGTCGATGCACAATGACCTGCAGGTCGCGGCCCTCAAGCTCGCACCGGAACTGACGGAGCTGCTCGAGCTGGGGGAGTCGCGGGGCGCTCGCGCGGGCATCGTCTCGGGATCGGGGCCCACCGTCGCGTTCCTCGTGGGAGACGCCCAGGAGGCCGCCGAGCTGCGCGGCGTGCTGAACCGCGCGGGAGTGCGGGCGCTCACCGTCACCGGCCCGGTCCCTGGGGCGCGGATCGTTTAG
- a CDS encoding NAD(P)-binding domain-containing protein, producing the protein MQQKRIAIIGAGPSGMAAMRAFAAAESQGEQIPEIICYEKQDDWGGQWNFTWRTGTDHYGEPVHSSMYRNLWSNGPKEALEFAEYTFDEHFGRPISSYPPREVLWDYIDGRASQSGVKDLVRFAHAVRWIDYDETAERFTLTVEDLRNRRTSREVFDEVIVATGHFSYPNVPNFDGIETFPGEVIHAHEFRGAERLAGQRVLLIGGSYSAEDIGVQAHKMGARHVTMSYRSRPQGFAWPEGVDEVPEILRFDGAEVSFVDGQRREFDAVVLCTGYLHHYPFLPNEMRIDSPNNLYPTGLYRGVVWQGNPHLYYLGAQDQWFTFNMFDAQAWYARDLILGRAELPSPEERVAHMEEWLRRHEALEDDPAAVRFQADYIRDLIEATDYPMFDLDAVVEIFLAWKQDKKRDILTYRDKAHRSVMTGTMAVEHHTRWLDELDDSRERYLLHQPSGELEHEEQASAPKR; encoded by the coding sequence GTGCAGCAGAAAAGAATAGCGATCATCGGAGCTGGGCCGAGCGGAATGGCGGCCATGCGGGCCTTCGCGGCAGCGGAGAGCCAGGGGGAGCAGATCCCCGAAATCATCTGCTACGAGAAGCAGGACGACTGGGGCGGCCAGTGGAATTTCACCTGGCGCACCGGCACGGATCACTACGGTGAGCCGGTTCACTCGAGCATGTACAGGAACCTCTGGTCGAACGGGCCCAAGGAGGCGCTGGAGTTCGCCGAGTACACGTTCGACGAGCACTTCGGTCGGCCGATCTCGTCGTACCCGCCGCGCGAGGTGCTGTGGGACTACATCGACGGACGGGCCTCGCAGTCGGGAGTGAAGGACCTGGTGCGGTTCGCCCACGCCGTGCGCTGGATCGACTACGACGAGACCGCCGAGCGGTTCACCCTCACCGTAGAGGACCTCCGGAACAGGCGCACATCGCGCGAGGTGTTCGATGAGGTCATCGTCGCGACGGGGCACTTCTCGTACCCGAACGTACCGAACTTCGACGGGATCGAGACGTTCCCTGGCGAGGTCATCCATGCGCACGAGTTCCGCGGCGCCGAGCGCCTGGCCGGACAGCGTGTGCTGCTCATCGGGGGTTCGTACTCGGCCGAGGACATCGGCGTGCAGGCGCACAAGATGGGCGCCCGTCACGTCACGATGAGCTACCGCTCGCGGCCGCAGGGCTTCGCCTGGCCCGAGGGGGTGGACGAGGTTCCCGAGATCCTCCGTTTCGACGGTGCCGAAGTCTCGTTCGTCGACGGGCAGCGCCGAGAGTTCGATGCGGTCGTGCTCTGCACCGGCTACCTGCACCACTACCCGTTCCTGCCGAACGAGATGCGCATCGATTCGCCGAACAACCTGTACCCGACCGGCCTCTACCGCGGCGTCGTGTGGCAGGGCAATCCGCACCTGTACTACCTCGGGGCACAGGACCAGTGGTTCACCTTCAACATGTTCGACGCTCAGGCCTGGTACGCGCGCGACCTCATCCTCGGCCGCGCAGAGCTGCCCTCGCCCGAGGAGCGCGTCGCGCACATGGAGGAGTGGCTGCGGCGGCATGAAGCCCTTGAAGACGATCCGGCGGCGGTGCGCTTCCAGGCCGACTACATCCGCGATCTCATCGAGGCGACCGACTACCCGATGTTCGATCTCGACGCGGTGGTCGAGATCTTCCTCGCGTGGAAGCAGGACAAGAAGCGCGACATCCTCACCTACCGCGACAAAGCGCATCGCTCGGTGATGACCGGCACGATGGCCGTCGAGCACCACACCAGGTGGCTCGATGAGCTCGACGATTCGCGTGAGCGTTACCTCCTGCATCAGCCGAGCGGCGAGCTGGAGCACGAGGAGCAGGCCTCCGCCCCGAAGCGGTAG
- a CDS encoding DsbA family oxidoreductase, with amino-acid sequence MSETIRVDIWSDIACPWCYIGKHRFEAGVAAFRAQRPDVEFEVEGHSFELAPDTPPDFSGSEVDFLVRHKGMPAAQVEQMLEQMTELAAADGIEFDFSRVRHANTARAHRVLHLAAESGLQTEMQERLFRAYFAEGEDMSDPDTLARLGAEVGLDPDAVRAALDDEGYGQAVERDITRARMLGVSGVPFFLIDEKYGISGAQSSEAFAGAFEQVLGFRASADDPGAAAGPNVDADPGAAAGPNPDAAEAPENHHADQA; translated from the coding sequence ATGAGTGAGACGATCCGCGTCGACATCTGGTCCGACATCGCCTGCCCGTGGTGCTACATCGGTAAGCATCGTTTCGAAGCCGGCGTGGCGGCGTTCCGCGCCCAGCGGCCCGATGTCGAGTTCGAGGTCGAGGGGCACAGCTTCGAACTCGCCCCCGACACACCGCCCGACTTCTCGGGCAGCGAGGTCGACTTCCTGGTGCGGCACAAGGGTATGCCCGCCGCACAGGTGGAGCAGATGCTCGAGCAGATGACGGAGCTCGCGGCGGCCGATGGCATCGAGTTCGACTTCTCGCGGGTGAGGCACGCGAACACTGCTCGGGCGCACCGGGTGCTGCACCTCGCGGCGGAGTCTGGTTTGCAGACGGAGATGCAGGAGCGCCTCTTCCGGGCGTACTTCGCGGAGGGTGAGGATATGTCGGACCCCGACACTCTTGCCCGGCTCGGTGCCGAGGTGGGGCTCGACCCGGATGCCGTGCGCGCCGCACTCGACGACGAGGGGTACGGGCAGGCCGTCGAGCGCGATATCACGCGTGCCCGTATGCTCGGGGTGAGCGGGGTGCCCTTCTTCCTGATCGATGAGAAGTACGGCATCTCGGGGGCGCAGAGCAGCGAGGCCTTCGCGGGCGCGTTCGAACAGGTGCTCGGGTTCCGCGCGAGCGCCGACGACCCGGGCGCCGCCGCGGGCCCGAACGTCGATGCCGACCCGGGCGCCGCCGCGGGCCCGAACCCCGATGCCGCCGAGGCACCCGAGAACCACCACGCCGACCAGGCTTGA
- a CDS encoding ImmA/IrrE family metallo-endopeptidase: MDPLDRYAQQLGVTIECTPDLDPDFPGDYSHRSRHVRILDGMTPVKTRTVLAHELGHASYGDEPSPCPRIAESLERRADEWAAHFLIDAEEYRLAEQRFGSNVVWLAQELRVMPRLVRAYRRTLRRVGDSVCVDPGIASAIPRMRYEADP, encoded by the coding sequence ATGGATCCCCTCGACCGTTACGCGCAGCAGTTAGGGGTGACGATCGAGTGCACGCCCGACCTCGACCCTGATTTTCCAGGCGACTACTCCCACCGCAGCCGCCACGTGCGCATTCTCGACGGCATGACGCCGGTCAAGACGCGCACCGTGCTCGCGCACGAGCTCGGTCACGCCAGCTACGGCGACGAACCCAGCCCGTGCCCCCGCATTGCGGAGTCACTCGAGCGTCGAGCCGACGAGTGGGCGGCGCACTTCCTCATCGACGCGGAGGAATACCGTCTCGCGGAGCAGCGCTTCGGCAGCAACGTGGTGTGGTTGGCGCAGGAGCTCCGCGTGATGCCGCGGCTCGTGCGCGCCTACCGACGCACCCTGCGGCGCGTCGGCGACAGCGTATGCGTCGACCCCGGCATCGCATCCGCGATCCCGCGCATGCGATACGAAGCGGATCCCTGA
- a CDS encoding ABC-F family ATP-binding cassette domain-containing protein → MAHLLGAEALHLEVPTKTVFDSVTLGVAEGDRIGIVGRNGDGKSSLLMMLAGRREPDAGQVTMRSGTTIGVLDQADVFEDGATVGHAIVGDRPEYEWAGDSRTRDVIAGLVGDLDWEARVDALSGGQRRRVALARLLVGDHEVLFLDEPTNHLDVEGIAWLAEHLKRRWPKGQGALLVVTHDRWFLDEVCNTTWEVHDRIVEPFEGGYAAYILQRVERDRQAATIEQKRQNLARKELAWLRRGAPARTSKPKFRIDAANELISDVPEIRDKVSLQSMAVQRLGKEVVNLLDAGVSYGDRVVLEDIEWRLAPGERTGILGVNGAGKSTLLGLISGDVEPTTGQVKRGKTVKVATLTQRLDELEEHLNEQVRVVIGRLRTSFTVGSGSKAQELTPGQMLERMGFTSAQLSTPVKDLSGGQKRRLQLLLILLDQPNVLILDEPTNDLDTDMLAAMEDLLDSWPGTLIVVSHDRYFLERVTDQQYAILDRRLWHLPGGVDQYLELRAAQDRAAAAGSARSAAGAGSSGHSADAKQVAESTSALSGAERRAAEKELAAVERKMEKLQAEAAKARAGLADLDQSDYALLNAEMVKITALEDEVAALEERWLELGELIG, encoded by the coding sequence ATGGCTCATCTCCTGGGGGCTGAGGCCCTGCACCTCGAAGTTCCGACCAAGACCGTGTTCGACTCGGTGACGCTGGGGGTCGCCGAGGGCGATCGGATCGGCATCGTCGGTCGCAACGGCGACGGCAAGTCCAGCCTGCTCATGATGCTGGCCGGGCGTCGCGAACCCGACGCCGGGCAGGTGACGATGCGCAGCGGCACCACGATCGGGGTGCTGGATCAGGCCGACGTCTTCGAAGACGGCGCGACGGTGGGGCACGCGATCGTGGGTGACCGGCCCGAGTACGAGTGGGCCGGCGACTCGCGCACGCGCGACGTCATCGCCGGCCTCGTCGGAGACCTCGACTGGGAGGCGCGGGTCGATGCGCTCTCGGGCGGTCAGCGTCGCCGTGTCGCACTGGCGCGTCTGCTGGTCGGCGACCACGAGGTGCTCTTCCTTGACGAGCCCACCAACCACCTCGATGTGGAGGGCATCGCCTGGCTCGCCGAGCATCTGAAGCGCCGCTGGCCGAAGGGGCAGGGCGCACTGCTGGTCGTGACGCACGACCGGTGGTTCCTCGACGAGGTGTGCAATACGACGTGGGAGGTGCACGATCGCATCGTCGAACCGTTCGAGGGCGGGTACGCGGCCTACATCCTGCAGCGCGTCGAGCGGGATCGGCAGGCGGCGACGATCGAGCAGAAGCGGCAGAATCTTGCGCGTAAGGAGCTGGCCTGGCTGCGCCGCGGCGCGCCCGCTCGCACCTCGAAGCCGAAGTTCCGCATCGACGCCGCGAACGAGCTGATCTCCGACGTCCCCGAGATCCGCGACAAGGTCTCGCTGCAGTCGATGGCCGTGCAGCGTCTCGGCAAGGAGGTCGTGAATCTGCTCGACGCCGGCGTCTCGTACGGGGATCGGGTCGTCCTCGAAGACATCGAATGGCGGCTCGCTCCGGGCGAGCGCACCGGCATCCTGGGCGTCAACGGGGCGGGCAAGTCGACGCTGCTCGGTCTCATCTCGGGTGACGTCGAGCCGACGACGGGGCAGGTGAAGCGCGGCAAGACCGTGAAGGTCGCCACGCTCACGCAGCGCCTCGATGAACTCGAGGAGCACCTGAACGAGCAGGTGCGGGTGGTCATCGGCCGTCTGCGCACGAGCTTCACCGTCGGCAGCGGTTCGAAGGCCCAGGAGCTGACGCCGGGTCAGATGCTCGAGCGCATGGGCTTCACGAGTGCGCAGCTGTCGACGCCGGTGAAGGATCTCTCGGGCGGTCAGAAGCGCCGGCTGCAGCTGCTGCTGATCCTGCTCGACCAGCCGAACGTGCTGATCCTCGACGAACCGACGAACGACCTCGACACCGACATGCTCGCCGCGATGGAGGATCTGCTCGACTCGTGGCCCGGCACGCTGATCGTGGTGTCGCACGATCGCTACTTCCTGGAGCGCGTGACGGATCAGCAGTACGCGATTCTCGACAGGCGCCTGTGGCACCTGCCCGGGGGAGTGGACCAGTACCTCGAACTGCGAGCGGCTCAGGATCGTGCAGCGGCGGCGGGTTCGGCCCGCTCTGCGGCGGGAGCGGGCTCCTCCGGTCATTCTGCGGACGCGAAGCAGGTCGCAGAATCCACGTCGGCCCTCTCCGGTGCCGAGCGCCGGGCAGCCGAGAAGGAGCTCGCCGCGGTCGAACGCAAGATGGAGAAGCTGCAGGCCGAGGCCGCGAAGGCGCGCGCCGGGCTCGCCGATCTCGACCAGAGCGACTACGCGCTGCTGAACGCCGAGATGGTGAAGATCACGGCGCTCGAGGACGAGGTGGCTGCGCTCGAGGAGCGCTGGCTGGAGCTGGGCGAACTCATCGGGTGA
- the argH gene encoding argininosuccinate lyase: MPASFRHRLTAEKDPILERHTVRWIESEKELYLDEHLAINRAHATMLAEVGILTDAECRVILDSLARIEHDAVGELVRRGDEEDLFSVIEGALIRICGVDIAGKLHTGRSRNDYYMTLARLVIKRETEALITTISDLVAQLLSSGERYADQVFPGYTHNSQQAQPVSLGHFFLAHADAFTRDLERHRASLGRVDLSPMGAAALGGTDFPLDRHRMAELLGFAGIVENTQDAAGIRDFQLETAGNIVTLMMNADRLVEALVMYATTEFGLIVIDDSLMGVSSIMPQKRNPVALEYVETIASKSLGAFVSAAATLKSTTIGMSEEAISIDDTIVRMCLDARDAVSILTKIIDGVRVDSHRVEEVLRAGFFTVTQLTDFLVAHEGFPFRVAHTVVALAVTHLTAENLDLSTSPGRERFIAMLREEALTETGRVLASDDAALLRTLEPSETVLSRTIEGGPGVERVREMTARRKQSLSAKGALANS, translated from the coding sequence ATGCCAGCATCATTCCGCCACCGTCTGACGGCCGAGAAGGATCCCATCCTCGAGCGGCACACCGTCCGGTGGATCGAATCGGAGAAGGAGCTGTACCTCGATGAGCACCTCGCGATCAACCGCGCCCACGCGACGATGCTCGCCGAGGTCGGGATCCTGACCGATGCCGAGTGCCGGGTGATCCTCGACTCGCTCGCTCGAATCGAACACGACGCCGTCGGCGAACTCGTGCGGCGCGGCGACGAGGAGGATCTCTTCTCCGTGATCGAGGGGGCCCTGATCCGGATCTGCGGCGTCGACATCGCCGGCAAACTGCACACCGGTCGTTCTCGCAACGACTACTACATGACGCTCGCGAGGCTCGTCATCAAACGCGAGACCGAGGCCCTCATCACCACGATCTCGGATCTGGTGGCGCAGTTGCTCAGCTCAGGAGAGAGATACGCGGATCAGGTCTTCCCCGGTTACACGCACAATTCTCAGCAGGCGCAGCCGGTGTCGCTCGGCCACTTCTTCCTCGCGCACGCCGACGCGTTCACTCGGGATCTCGAGCGGCACCGCGCGAGTCTCGGCCGGGTGGATCTCAGCCCCATGGGCGCCGCGGCGCTCGGGGGTACCGACTTCCCCCTCGATCGGCACCGCATGGCCGAACTGCTCGGGTTCGCCGGCATCGTCGAGAACACCCAGGACGCGGCCGGGATCCGGGACTTTCAGCTGGAGACCGCCGGCAACATCGTCACGCTCATGATGAACGCCGACCGGCTCGTCGAAGCGCTCGTGATGTACGCGACCACCGAGTTCGGCCTCATCGTCATCGACGACTCGCTGATGGGCGTCTCGAGCATCATGCCGCAGAAGCGCAATCCCGTCGCGCTCGAGTACGTCGAGACCATCGCATCGAAGTCGCTCGGCGCATTCGTATCGGCGGCCGCGACGCTGAAGAGCACCACGATCGGCATGAGCGAGGAGGCGATCTCGATCGACGACACGATCGTACGGATGTGCCTCGACGCGCGCGACGCCGTCTCGATCCTCACGAAGATCATCGACGGCGTGCGCGTCGACTCCCATCGCGTCGAGGAGGTGCTGCGGGCGGGCTTCTTCACCGTGACCCAGCTCACCGATTTCCTGGTGGCGCACGAGGGTTTCCCCTTCCGCGTCGCCCACACCGTCGTCGCGCTCGCCGTCACGCACCTGACTGCGGAGAACCTCGACCTTTCCACGTCCCCCGGCCGCGAGCGCTTCATCGCGATGCTTCGAGAGGAGGCCCTGACGGAGACGGGTCGGGTTCTCGCTTCGGATGACGCGGCGCTGCTGCGCACACTCGAGCCCTCGGAGACGGTGCTCAGCCGCACGATCGAGGGCGGCCCGGGCGTCGAGCGGGTTCGCGAGATGACCGCTCGCAGGAAGCAGTCGCTCTCAGCGAAGGGAGCGCTCGCGAACAGCTGA
- a CDS encoding NAD(P)/FAD-dependent oxidoreductase, translating to MPPSTVIIGAGPIGLLTAFELTRHGRHVTVIDRDRIGSGGSRWNAGEVVPFEVDPVASSAFLRKGARGLLSARLEPSLTVGIGDLLADPGFFTRFAWHSRPAAYEAGRRALLELAKPTFELLQQYRAEGLPMHPQGNRFLYLFESPRAARAARRNAEHGSRISGLPAPGELLHSTELRDFEPGLSDKATAGFFQSGNQYIDSNQFFEDLIGLLSARGVQFMDRTEATEVRESLDGAEVLTPLTSIPCDSVLIAAGADAGRLAERWRIRLPLRAGRGYSVRVDLPLNHRDTLLHFSESHVVASPFDREVQLAGQMNIASKPKDPASYHRRILAMAAEYLPAVAEASVVRQGAGVRPLTPDGLPYIGSLSRRVHVAAGHNMIGLTLAPTTAAAIAPLLLGEAARTNLAPFSPARFTRGA from the coding sequence ATGCCGCCCTCAACTGTCATCATCGGCGCCGGCCCCATCGGCTTGCTGACCGCCTTCGAACTCACGAGACACGGAAGGCATGTCACCGTGATCGACCGCGACCGCATCGGAAGCGGCGGCTCTCGGTGGAACGCAGGCGAGGTCGTGCCGTTCGAGGTCGACCCGGTCGCCTCATCCGCCTTCCTGCGAAAAGGCGCCCGCGGGCTGCTCTCGGCGCGGCTCGAACCGTCGCTCACCGTCGGGATCGGCGACCTCTTGGCAGACCCCGGCTTCTTCACGCGGTTCGCGTGGCACTCCCGGCCCGCAGCGTACGAAGCGGGCCGGCGTGCGCTGCTCGAACTGGCGAAGCCGACCTTCGAACTTCTGCAGCAGTACCGGGCAGAGGGCCTCCCGATGCATCCGCAGGGGAATCGCTTTCTCTATCTCTTCGAATCGCCGAGAGCAGCGCGGGCGGCGCGTCGGAACGCGGAGCACGGATCGAGGATCAGCGGGCTTCCGGCCCCCGGGGAACTGCTGCACAGCACCGAGCTGCGCGACTTCGAGCCGGGCCTCAGCGACAAGGCGACAGCGGGATTCTTCCAGAGCGGCAACCAGTACATCGACTCGAACCAGTTCTTCGAAGACCTCATCGGACTGCTCAGCGCGCGGGGTGTGCAGTTCATGGACCGCACCGAGGCGACCGAGGTGCGAGAATCGCTCGACGGGGCCGAGGTGCTCACTCCGCTCACGAGCATTCCGTGCGACAGCGTGCTCATCGCCGCCGGCGCCGACGCAGGCCGGTTGGCCGAGAGGTGGCGGATCCGCCTCCCGCTCCGGGCCGGCCGCGGATACAGCGTTCGCGTCGACCTCCCATTGAACCACCGGGACACGCTGCTGCATTTCTCGGAGTCGCACGTGGTCGCCAGCCCGTTCGACCGCGAGGTGCAACTCGCCGGCCAGATGAACATCGCGAGCAAGCCGAAAGACCCGGCGAGCTACCATCGACGCATCCTCGCCATGGCGGCCGAGTACCTGCCCGCCGTCGCCGAAGCATCCGTGGTGCGGCAGGGCGCCGGCGTGCGCCCGCTCACCCCGGACGGTCTGCCCTACATCGGCTCGCTCAGCCGCCGCGTGCATGTCGCAGCCGGGCACAACATGATCGGCCTGACCCTGGCCCCCACGACGGCGGCGGCGATCGCACCGCTGCTGCTCGGTGAAGCCGCCCGGACCAACCTCGCACCCTTCTCCCCCGCCCGATTCACCCGAGGAGCATAA
- a CDS encoding ABC transporter substrate-binding protein has product MRTQRRALIAGAAGAAVVALLAGCASGSAPAKEVDLGSGPPVAGEVKEGALEGITLSFVSWGGGYQDVQMETVGEPFAEASGAKVLSDGPTEYAKLEAQVKTGQVTWDVVDVDASWVEPNCGTNLMKLDFDIIDTSELPEGTWGDCSVPANMFGNVFAYNEDQLDETPTSWVDFFDVEKYPGKRAINQDYDTGVFEGALLADGVAPEDLYPLDIERAVAKLNTIRDHIIFWSSGAQAQQLLETGEAAMGIVWTSRARGAAEAGAPIGVVWNQAFQTYESLAVPTGVKNPDAAMAFINYYIGAEQQTAFAEGNGSGPVNVNADPQFEGISGDFQITNPEIADQTILIDNDYWGEHLDELTEAYRAWVQGS; this is encoded by the coding sequence ATGCGTACACAGAGAAGAGCTTTGATCGCCGGGGCGGCTGGAGCGGCAGTCGTCGCACTGCTCGCGGGATGCGCCTCGGGATCGGCTCCCGCCAAGGAAGTCGACCTCGGATCGGGGCCGCCCGTCGCCGGGGAGGTGAAGGAGGGCGCGCTCGAGGGGATCACGCTCAGCTTCGTGTCGTGGGGCGGCGGCTACCAGGACGTGCAGATGGAGACAGTGGGCGAGCCCTTCGCGGAAGCCTCGGGCGCAAAGGTGCTCTCGGACGGGCCGACCGAGTACGCGAAGCTCGAGGCCCAGGTGAAGACCGGTCAGGTGACCTGGGACGTCGTCGACGTCGACGCGAGCTGGGTGGAGCCGAACTGCGGCACGAACCTCATGAAGCTCGACTTCGACATCATCGACACGAGCGAACTGCCGGAGGGCACCTGGGGCGACTGCTCGGTGCCGGCCAATATGTTCGGCAACGTCTTCGCCTACAACGAGGATCAGCTCGACGAGACGCCCACGAGCTGGGTCGATTTCTTCGACGTCGAGAAGTACCCGGGCAAGCGCGCCATCAACCAGGACTATGACACCGGCGTCTTCGAGGGCGCCCTCCTCGCGGACGGCGTCGCTCCGGAGGATCTCTACCCCCTCGACATCGAACGCGCCGTCGCGAAGCTCAACACGATCCGCGATCACATCATCTTCTGGTCCTCCGGCGCTCAGGCGCAGCAGCTCCTCGAGACGGGTGAGGCCGCGATGGGCATCGTCTGGACCAGCCGCGCGCGGGGTGCCGCCGAGGCCGGAGCTCCCATTGGGGTGGTCTGGAATCAGGCGTTCCAGACTTACGAGTCCCTCGCGGTGCCGACCGGGGTGAAGAACCCCGACGCTGCGATGGCTTTCATCAACTACTACATCGGCGCCGAGCAGCAGACCGCCTTCGCGGAGGGCAACGGAAGCGGCCCGGTGAACGTGAACGCCGACCCGCAGTTCGAGGGGATCTCGGGCGACTTCCAGATCACCAACCCCGAGATCGCGGACCAGACGATCCTCATAGACAACGACTACTGGGGCGAGCACCTCGATGAGCTCACCGAGGCCTACCGCGCCTGGGTCCAGGGCAGCTGA